The genomic stretch aacatttcCGGTACGGTATGATCTTTAAATCctgagtctcccattctccttgaatctgatgcaccaaaAGATCTtagtcccccaagaccaagacttcctggactcccaaatctacagctaacctcaaacccagaatgcatgcctcatattcagccatgttgttagtacaataaACATGAAGATGGGCCGTAACaaggtagtgatgccctattttagAAATGAGCACAACCCCTAttccgacacctttcatgttagcggctccatcaaagaaaagtttccaacctggttttccAACCTACTCCACCTTGTcaatatgcatcacttcttcatcgggaaaataagttctcaatggttcatactcttcatcgaccgggttctcggccaaatgatcggccaatgtaTGGGTTTTTATCgcggttcgagtcacatagacaatgtcaaactctgtgagcaaaatctgctaCTTCGCAAGTCTTcttatgggcataggcttctgaaagatatactttagaggatccaggcAAGAAAAGAGGTAAGTAGTGTATgacgacaaataatgcttcaacttttgtgccacccaagtcggggcgcaacatgtcctttccaggtgagtgtacttaacgtcataggatgtgaacttcttgctgagataatagatggcttgctctttcctgccagtgatgtcatgttaaCCAAATACACAGCCAAACAAATTATCCAAGACTGTAAAATAAAGAATTAAAGGCCTCCCGGGttccggcgggaccaacacaggtgggttagACAAGTacccttgatcttatcaaatgcctcctggcactcatcggtccatttgaccaaAGTATCCTTTTTTCAACAACTTAATGATGGGCTCATAGGTTGTCgtcagttgagcaataaacctgctgatgtagttcaatcgcccgagcaaactcatcacctcagtcttgttctttggtggtggaaattcttggatagctttgatctttgacgggtccaactcaatacctcgatgactaactatgaatcccaacagttttccagatggaacaccgaatgcacacttggcagggttaagcttaagattgtacctgcggagcctttggaaaaacttcctcaaatctctaACATGGCCGGCCTGCTGTTTTGActttacgatcacatcatccacataaacctcaatctccttgtgtatcatgtcatggaacacaatagtcattgccctcatgtatgTCGCCCCagtgtttttcaaaccaaatggccagtagcaatatgttccccacggtgtgatgaatgttgtcttttctgcatcctcctcatccatcaagatctgtTGGTACcccgcatagcagtccacaaaagacccaatctcatgcttggcacagttgttAATCCAGATGTGTATGTTTGGAAAGGGgaaattatccttgggacttgctttgttgagatcacgCACTACTACAAATAAGACCTTTAGCGGCAACACAAAATGGCTTTAGCGGCAATAATAATAGCCGTTATATCTTTTACCGGCCATTAGCCTTTTGCCGCTGAAACTGGGGTCGACAAAGCCTTTAGCGGCTATTCTCGCAAAAGTTGGTAAACAGTATGTTTTATTGCCGCTACAAGTTATTATCTTTAACGACAATTATTTGCGGCAATTATAATGGCTACTAAATCCAATCCAAAACGGCTAATTATACTTCTTTAGCGTCCATTATTATAGCCGCTACATTCAAAATAATTGCCGCTAAAGCAATTATTTGTGGCAATTATAATGGCTACTAATTCCAATCCAAATGACTAATTATACTTCTTTAACATCTATTTTTTATAGCcgctaaattaaaaataattgcCACTAAAAGTTCGCATCTTTAATGGCAATTATTTTGTGGCTATTTAAATGGCGATATTATCCCTTCTGAAAACATCTTAGGTCTCATTTGTTTttattaagattaagacgtctgaatctgaatacacatctgaatatgaaaatgtgtattaagattcagacgtctgaatctgaatacacaacTGAATAATTAATATGTTGTCTCTGGATCTGAACACTGAATGATTAACACTGTTTATTTTTAGTATCTGAATATGTGCAATTTATCTATATTTAAACATAACAtatataaaattcaaataaaatagttAATTAACATTATTTCAAATTCTAATGTTTAAGCATTAAAAACATATttctaataataaaaatataaaactatcaAGCATTTCCTCTTCCTTGCATTAGCTGAAGTGCAAGTTCTTCAGGCATATTGTTCATAAATTGCGAATTTTCAGTTGTCCAGCTAGGTCCATTTGTTTCATCCAATACTTGTTCGTGTTCTCCTTCTTCCTCAAATATTACTTGAGGTAAATCATATTGATTAAACAAGTCATCATTTAGTCGCTCCTTTCTGATAAAATTATGAACTGCAAAACATGCAATAACAACATCTCTTTGGACATCAATAGAATATGGAGCCATCTTGTCCAATATTGGGAATCTTGCTTTTAAAACTCCATAAGCACGTTCAATAACATTTCTTAGTTGTGCATGAGCATGGTTAAACTTTTACTCCTTATTTATGGCTCGTCTATGATGATATTCTCCTAACCAATATCGAATATTATGATATGTGCTAGATATCCTCGAGTATTAGGATATGCCACATCACATAAATAGTACTTATCTGTCATCAAAAGAAAAGGTTAAATGCATATAATAAACACCTAACTTATTATTTCAGAATAGTTTAATAAGTTGTATCACTTACTATAAGGAGGAAATGGAAAGCCATTATCTGGATTAGATGCTATCTCTGTTAGAACACGTGCATCATGTGCTACCCCTTCCCATCCAGCATAAACATAAGTGAGGACCATGTTAAAACACATATAGCTAAAATATTCTGATAACATTTACCCTTTCCTCTTCCTCTGTAAATAATTTGTTGATTAGCTGGAATAACTGTATGTACTAATGTCCCATCGAGTGCGCCTATTGCTCCCtgcaaataaaaataataattttatgttAATAGTTATGAATTTTTTTCTTACGAAGTTATAGAATAATTTTATGGCACATACTACCTTAAAAATTTTTCTTAACTTTTGATGAGAACCAGACATTTGTGGATTTGAATCATGTTTTAGATGAGATCATCTCTTTTGCAAATAACATCATTGCTTCAAGAACCTCATGAAAATATTTGTGAACCGTTTGCGAAGAATGTTGAAATCTTCTCTTCATAACCACAAAACGCTTATTATGACCTATAATGGTCAGAAATATTGCTATCTTTTCTTCGACGGAAATATGTTTGCTATCTATGAGCCATCCTTTATGTCTAAAATGCTGACATAGCCGAACATATGCATCACGAGACATGCGCATCAATTCTAAATACTGTCGACTAGAGCCGGACAACAATTTTTGTGTGTACTTTTCACCAGATAAAGATGATATTAAATCTTTATTTCTTTGGATATTCTTGAGTCTAAAATGATTTTTACACCAATACAAGCTCATCAACGCTAATACTTGATCCTCAATGTCCATGTCTAAACTGTTGTAACAAAGAGAATGTGTAATACATAATAATAAGCATACCACATTAtgtatttgaaaaatataaaaagttacaTGATCAAAATAAATTAATTAGTAAAACAATACCATGCACATCaaacataattcaaataagaCATTTCAAATAGGTATATCACAGATTAAAAATGTTCCACGAGcataatattttattaaaaaattaaataagcaTAATCGATAATAGTTGGAAAAAACAAAGAAGGTTCCATATTATTAACGTCTAATTAATAATCTAGCTAATTAGATTAATCAAATAAGCCCCATTTTTTTCCTCATGGCCTTAATCCAATTCTCTAATTTGTCAATCTCGATAATGTTCATCCATGCTTTCCTGTAGCTGTTACCTTCGCAAAGTATACTAACAGTTGCACTGTATAATGGTTCTTCCCATCCACGTTCTTCTAGTTTTACCATACACTCTTCAACGTCAGGCCCGCTATTTATTTTAACCAATAACTCTAATGCAATACTCATCTTCTCTTCAATGTCTAATTGAGACGATGCAGATTTGTTTTTCTTTCCCAAAGGTTTCTTTTCAATTGGAACTGAAGACTGAGATGGATAATCAGTAGGAGCTCCATCATTCTTATTACCAACTAGATCTTCGACGCTATCAGGTGTATCTACATTTATAGCAGTAGATATTGAAGATACACCAGGGCGGGGATATGTACAGCTTGGACTCCAACCATGAATTCTTGTTGCTGTAGAACCCTCAAAAAGTTTTGTACAAAGATCTGGGAATGGTAGATGCGAAGTCTTCAATGCCTTTGCTTTTGGATGAGCCTATAATAAAGAGATTTTTAACATGCACGTCAAACTTTTTCCTTtatagaaaaaaaaggaaaagttgAATTACTTGATAATGAACTAACCTTTATGTACTCATCCCACTAACTATTTGACATTAGAATGATATTGGTTGCTGGGTCATAAATATTGCCGGTCTTTTTGGTTATTGGCAACCAAACTTGATACTTTTCTTTTAGATAATCATAGTGATTCTTCATCTGCTTTTGTGTGACACTAAAGCTATGAGTAGTCTCCAAAACTAGTTTAACTTTGTTCCATGAATCTGCCTTTAAACTACTTCCAAGTCTTCCGTTTAAGGATATTTCTTGAATACAACTTTCTAAAAAGGTTTTTACTACATCCATATTTTTCCAATTTGCTCTTGAATTTTCACTAGATTGTTCCATAGctgaaatataaaataataatgattattGAAAATGAACTGATGAGGCAAGAGTGCACTTTTAGACTATTACATGTTCATGTTATACATGGTCATGGTAGTATGATAAAGAACTGGAGGAGCAGGGCATGCAAGATGATAAATTTGATCAACCTCAACTAACAAGGGTTCTGTCACATCTACAAATGATAAAAGGGAAACGAAAAAGTTATGCTTCTGATAATACAGTTATATGAAGCAACATGTCTGTGAGGTTGCTCATGGGGCTACCTCAAGCCTAGAAAAAAATTCATAATGTCCAAATGTGTTTGAGCAATTGTGTTTTCAACATGAATAACACTTCATCAAGAGTTTAATCTGAACACGTTTTAGCTCAAACGGAGCTTCTAAAATTCCTCTAGGCCTAAAAGTTAGACACTATTTCAGGCTACAAGACATTAGCTTTCTGAATTACACCGTAAAAATACTTTACAAATTTATTCTACAAAACACTTAGTGAATAAGTTATACGTATATATTTGTTTTACAAACAATTTTCAGAAGATCCAACAAAAAAGTACTTCTGCAAAAGCTAGCAGCAAATACGGCCAAACTTGGCTTAAACCTTGGATAACCATCCATGAAACAATTTAGAAGTTTAGAGCCAAAAAATTTATACTTGAGATCTTGAAACTCATACAAGTATAATTTTTACAAAATAATAGGCAAGTTTATTGCGAAGTTCATAAAATAATAGTAAAATACTTTCTAAAGGTTAGAATCTTACCTGTTCAAGAGAAAAAGAATTGGATAGCTGATGATAAATGGAGAGTGAGAGAGAGAGGCGTGAAAGTTTATGATGAAGAAGAAAGCGTGGAATTTGCTAAAATATAGCCTTATCGTTGAGTGAATAGTTGCGAAATTTGTTGCGGGAATAACTGGGAAAATCACGTTTACCGTGTTTTTAAGAGTCTGAGCGCCATTAGGACTTTGTTGTGGGTCTGTTTCGGTCACTTGTTAAAAggttttaaaagagaaaaaacaaTAAACTTAATGGGCTGGATCTGAACGATTAAGATTCAGACTTCCATTAtgtgcaaacaaatgaggccttagtTTGCCCTTTTAGCTTCCATTCTAATGGCTAATATGTTTAACTAAATTGCCGCTAAAAGTCAATATCTTTAAAGACATTTTTTTTTACATCAATTATAAATAGTTTAGCCACAATTAATGATAGTTACTACATTCGTACATAatatgactcaaataataagataTATTAATATTAATTCAAAAAAAACATAATGTATCCCATTAATCTTAACAAACAAAAGGAA from Nicotiana sylvestris chromosome 12, ASM39365v2, whole genome shotgun sequence encodes the following:
- the LOC138882994 gene encoding uncharacterized protein, which gives rise to MDIEDQVLALMSLYWCKNHFRLKNIQRNKDLISSLSGEKYTQKLLSGSSRQYLELMRMSRDAYVRLCQHFRHKGWLIDSKHISVEEKIAIFLTIIGHNKRFVVMKRRFQHSSQTGAIGALDGTLVHTVIPANQQIIYRGRGKGVAHDARVLTEIASNPDNGFPFPPYNKYYLCDVAYPNTRGYLAHIIIFDIARFPILDKMAPYSIDVQRDVVIACFAVHNFIRKERLNDDLFNQYDLPQVIFEEEGEHEQVLDETNGPSWTTENSQFMNNMPEELALQLMQGRGNA